One window of Acropora palmata chromosome 1, jaAcrPala1.3, whole genome shotgun sequence genomic DNA carries:
- the LOC141875505 gene encoding neuronal acetylcholine receptor subunit alpha-7-like: MLKTTEKLLFYLLFHVNLIVGTKQYYEDLERLQTDLFLNYSTNIIPQKVKTTPVEVKFDIALNQIIDLDERLQTMTTIVWVRLFWNDFRLEWNSSNYGEITSFVTSSKNLWLPDVTLYNNANDNYNKEKEEYYGLTINSTGDVGWFYPTIFKSSCTIDVTYFPFDDQKCVLKFGSWSYNALSLNISHNGPGDTEAFTDNGEWVLVGMPVRRFVTKYRCCPELYPFITYDIIIRRRTIYYILNFLTPCVLMSALTILGFFLPVESGERMNVGVTVLLSLTVILLLLAEELPATSEVVPLISRYYTLTMVNVFISIVFTCVELTFHHHAPTPMPAWMRKFICQWCANALRVKRNGNESDSCVLTKRCFKNHSIRSHSLGEHLYDGGTAEPVATSPFLNANNHKNSADLSNSESAVSVQLKRLDDRNPNLRKRGGRQSEALDILVKRRKKDDEKERHQEEWRFAAKVLNRLFMWIVVLLVVFNCLSVLFSAPVKNLD, translated from the exons ATGCTTAAGACAACGGAAAAACTTCTTTTTTACCTGCTGTTCCACGTTAATTTAATAG TTGGTACTAAACAATACTATGAAGACTTGGAGAGACTCCAGACGGACCTGTTTCTTAACTACAGCACCAACATCATTCCTCAGAAAGTAAAAACTACCCCTGTAGAAGTTAAGTTTGACATCGCGCTCAATCAGATAATTGATTTG GATGAGAGACTACAAACTATGACCACTATCGTCTGGGTACGACTA TTTTGGAATGACTTTAGATTAGAATGGAATAGTTCCAATTATGGAGAAATAACATCATTCGTGACATCTTCCAAGAACCTCTGGCTTCCAGATGTCACATTGTACAACAA TGCAAATGACAATTACaataaagagaaagaagaaTATTATGGTCTCACCATAAATTCAACTGGTGATGTAGGCTGGTTCTATCCTACAATATTCAAGAGTTCGTGTACAATAGACGTCACTTACTTTCCATTTGATGACCAG AAATGTGTTCTGAAGTTTGGCTCGTGGTCTTACAATGCCCTGAGTCTGAATATATCCCACAATGGACCTGGAGACACCGAAGCGTTTACTGATAACGGAGAATGGGTACTAGTTGGGATGCCTGTGCGCAGATTCGTTACAAAGTACCGTTGCTGTCCAGAGCTATATCCCTTCATCACTTACGATATTATCATTCGTCGCCGTACGATATACTATATCCTGAATTTCCTGACACCATGTGTCCTTATGTCTGCTTTGACAATCCTCGGATTTTTCCTACCGGTGGAGTCTGGGGAGAGGATGAACGTTGGAGTCACGGTTCTTTTATCGTTAACTGTTATCCTTCTGCTACTGGCCGAAGAGCTTCCGGCAACGTCCGAAGTTGTGCCGCTGATTTCTCGGTACTACACATTAACGATGGTTAACGTATTCATCTCCATCGTTTTTACCTGCGTCGAGCTCACATTTCATCATCATGCACCAACTCCTATGCCGGCCTGGATGCGAAAGTTTATTTGTCAATGGTGCGCAAACGCGTTGCGAGTTAAGAGGAATGGCAACGAAAGTGACTCCTGTGTTTTGACGAAGAGATGTTTTAAAAATCACAGCATTAGGAGCCATTCCCTTGGTGAGCATCTCTATGATGGTGGTACTGCTGAGCCTGTAGCGACAAGTCCTTTCTTGAACGCGAATAATCATAAAAACAGCGCTGATCTGTCTAATTCTGAATCAGCGGTATCCGTTCAATTAAAGAGGTTGGACGATAGAAATCCAAATTTACGAAAACGAGGCGGGAGGCAATCAGAAGCCTTAGATATTCTGGTTaaaaggagaaagaaagaCGATGAAAAAGAGAGGCATCAAGAGGAGTGGCGTTTTGCCGCTAAGGTTCTCAATCGTTTATTTATGTGGATTGTGGTGCTTTTAGTTGTGTTTAATTGCCTCAGCGTCTTATTCTCAGCTCCGGTTAAAAATCTTGATTGA